The Lycium ferocissimum isolate CSIRO_LF1 chromosome 10, AGI_CSIRO_Lferr_CH_V1, whole genome shotgun sequence genome window below encodes:
- the LOC132034443 gene encoding phytochrome B isoform X2: MASGSRTKHSQHNSSQVQAQSSGTSNVNYKDSISKAIAQYTADARLHAVFEQSGESGKSFDYSQSVKTGTNSVVPEQQITAYLTKIQRGGHIQPFGCMIAVDEASFRVIAFSENACDMLSLTPQSVPSLERPEILTIGTDVRTLFTPSSSVLLERAFGAREITLLNPIWIHSKNSGKPFYAILHRVDVGIVIDLEPARTEDPALSIAGAVQSQKLAVRAISHLQSLPGGDIKLLCDTVVESVRELTGYDRVMVYKFHEDEHGEVVAESKRRDLEPYIGLHYPATDIPQASRFLFKQNRVRMIVDCHATPVRVIQDDSLMQPLCLVGSTLRAPHGCHAQYMANMGSIASLTLAVIINGNDEEGRNSMRLWGLVVGHHTSVRCIPFPLRYACEFLMQAFGLQLNMELQLASQLSEKHVLRTQTLLCDMLLRDSPTGIVTQSPSIMDLVKCDGAALYYLGKYYPLGVTPTEAQIKDIVEWLLTYHGDSTGLSTDSLADAGYPGAASLGDAVCGMAVAYITTKDFLFWFRSHTAKEIKWGGAKHHPEDKDDGQRMHPRSSFKAFLEVVKSRSSPWENAEMDAIHSLQLILRDSFKDAEASNSKAVVHAQLGEMELQGIDELSSVAREMVRLIETATAPIFAVDVEGRINGWNAKVAELTGLSVEEAMGKSLVHDLVHKESEETAEKLLFNALRGEEDKNVEIKLRTFGAEQPKKAVFVVVNACCSKDYTNNIVGVCFVGQDVTGQKVVMDKFIHIQGDYKAIVHSPNPLIPPIFASDENTCCSEWNTAMEKLTGWSRGEIVGKMLVGEIFGSCCRLKGPDAMTKFMIVLHNAIGGQDTDKFPFSFFDRNGKYVQALLTANKRVNMEGHTIGAFCFIQIASPELQQALRVQRQQEKKCYSQMKELAYICQEIKSPLNGIRFTNSLLEATDLTENQKQYLETSAACERQMSKIIKDVDLENIEDGSLTLEKEEFFLGSVIDAVVSQVMLLLREKGVQLIRDIPEEIKTLTVYGDQVRIQQVLADFLLNMVRYAPSPDGWVEIQLRPSMKQISDGVTIVHIELRLLLS, from the exons ATGGCTTCTGGAAGTAGAACAAAGCATTCCCAACATAACTCATCACAAGTTCAAGCTCAATCTTCAGGTACAAGTAATGTGAATTATAAAGATTCAATAAGCAAAGCCATAGCACAGTACACAGCTGATGCTAGACTTCATGCTGTATTTGAACAATCTGGTGAGTCTGGAAAGTCTTTTGATTACTCACAGTCTGTTAAAACTGGTACAAATTCTGTTGTGCCTGAACAGCAAATTACTGCTTATTTGACTAAAATACAAAGAGGGGGTCATATACAACCTTTTGGTTGTATGATAGCTGTAGATGAAGCTAGTTTTCGTGTTATAGCTTTTAGTGAAAATGCCTGTGATATGCTTAGTTTAACTCCACAATCAGTTCCAAGTCTTGAGAGGCCTGAGATACTCACTATTGGAACTGATGTTAGGACCCTTTTTACCCCTTCTAGCTCTGTTTTGCTAGAAAGAGCATTTGGGGCACGCGAGATTACGTTACTGAATCCGATTTGGATTCATTCCAAGAATTCTGGCAAGCCCTTTTATGCTATTTTGCATAGGGTTGATGTTGGCATTGTGATTGATTTGGAGCCTGCTAGAACGGAGGACCCCGCTTTATCTATTGCTGGAGCGGTGCAGTCGCAGAAACTTGCGGTGAGGGCTATTTCTCATTTGCAATCACTTCCTGGTGGGGATATTAAGCTTTTGTGTGATACTGTGGTTGAGAGTGTGAGGGAGTTAACCGGGTATGACCGGGTTATGGTGTATAAATTTCATGAGGATGAGCATGGGGAGGTAGTGGCTGAGAGTAAAAGACGAGATTTAGAGCCCTATATTGGTTTGCATTATCCTGCTACTGACATTCCTCAAGCTTCACGGTTTTTGTTTAAGCAGAACAGGGTGAGAATGATTGTGGACTGCCATGCGACACCTGTGCGGGTTATTCAGGATGACTCACTGATGCAGCCTTTGTGTTTAGTTGGTTCCACACTTAGAGCCCCTCATGGTTGCCACGCACAGTACATGGCAAACATGGGGTCTATTGCCTCATTAACACTGGCAGTTATTATTAATGGAAATGATGAGGAAGGCCGAAATTCAATGAGGCTATGGGGCTTGGTTGTTGGACATCACACCTCTGTTCGGTGCATTCCTTTCCCTCTTCGGTATGCGTGTGAATTCCTTATGCAGGCCTTTGGACTCCAATTGAACATGGAGTTGCAACTGGCATCACAGTTGTCTGAGAAACATGTTTTAAGGACACAAACACTGTTATGTGACATGCTCCTTCGAGACTCACCTACGGGGATTGTTACCCAAAGCCCCAGTATTATGGACCTTGTCAAGTGCGATGGTGCTGCTCTATACTACCTGGGGAAGTACTATCCATTAGGCGTCACACCGACTGAAGCTCAGATAAAAGACATTGTGGAGTGGTTATTGACTTACCACGGGGACTCAACAGGTTTAAGTACTGACAGTTTGGCTGATGCTGGGTATCCTGGGGCAGCTTCACTTGGTGATGCAGTTTGTGGTATGGCTGTTGCTTATATAACTACTAAagatttcttgttttggtttCGCTCCCACACAGCGAAAGAGATAAAGTGGGGTGGTGCAAAGCATCATCCTGAAGACAAGGATGACGGCCAGAGAATGCATCCACGTTCTTCCTTCAAGGCATTTTTGGAAGTTGTTAAAAGCCGTAGCTCACCATGGGAAAATGCAGAAATGGACGCAATTCACTCTTTGCAGCTTATTCTGCGAGATTCATTCAAGGATGCTGAGGCAAGTAATTCTAAGGCTGTCGTGCATGCTCAACTTGGGGAAATGGAGTTGCAAGGGATAGATGAACTGAGTTCTGTTGCCAGAGAAATGGTTAGACTGATAGAGACTGCAACAGCTCCCATATTTGCTGTCGATGTCGAAGGTCGCATAAATGGGTGGAATGCAAAGGTTGCTGAATTGACAGGCTTATCAGTTGAAGAAGCAATGGGGAAGTCTTTGGTTCATGATCTTGTGCACAAAGAATCAGAGGAGACTGCTGAGAAGCTTCTGTTCAATGCTCTAAGAG GCGAGGAAGATAAGAATGTAGAAATAAAGTTAAGGACATTTGGAGCCGAGCAACCGAAGAAAGCTGTTTTTGTGGTGGTTAATGCTTGCTGTAGCAAAGATTACACAAACAACATTGTTGGTGTTTGCTTTGTTGGGCAGGATGTTACTGGGCAAAAAGTTGTTATGGACAAGTTTATTCACATCCAAGGTGATTACAAGGCTATTGTGCACAGCCCCAATCCTCTGATTCCTCCCATATTTGCATCAGATGAGAACACTTGTTGCTCTGAGTGGAACACTGCCATGGAAAAGCTCACTGGTTGGTCCAGAGGGGAGATTGTTGGGAAAATGTTAGTTGGTGAGATTTTTGGAAGTTGTTGTCGGCTCAAGGGCCCAGATGCCATGACAAAGTTCATGATTGTGTTGCATAATGCAATTGGAGGCCAGGATACAGACAAGtttccattttccttttttgaccGAAATGGGAAATATGTGCAAGCTCTTTTGACTGCAAATAAGAGAGTCAATATGGAGGGCCATACTATTGGGGCTTTCTGTTTCATACAGATAGCCAGTCCCGAATTGCAGCAAGCTCTAAGAGTTCAAAGGCAACAGGAAAAGAAGTGTTATTCTCAGATGAAAGAGTTGGCGTACATTTGTCAGGAAATAAAAAGTCCTCTTAATGGTATACGCTTTACAAATTCATTGTTGGAGGCCACAGATTTGACAGAAAATCAGAAACAGTATCTGGAGACAAGTGCTGCTTGTGAGAGGCAGATGTCTAAGATCATAAAGGATGTTGATCTGGAAAACATTGAGGACGG TTCACTGACCCTTGAGAAAGAAGAATTTTTTCTTGGGAGTGTAATAGATGCCGTTGTTAGCCAAGTGATGTTATTACTGAGGGAAAAAGGCGTGCAATTGATCCGGGATATACCAGAGGAGATTAAGACATTAACAGTATATGGTGATCAAGTGAGAATTCAACAGGTCTTGGCAGATTTCTTGCTGAACATGGTACGGTATGCACCATCACCTGACGGGTGGGTAGAGATCCAACTTCGACCAAGTATGAAGCAAATATCTGATGGAGTAACTATTGTGCATATTGAACTCAG GCTGCTGCTTAGTTGA
- the LOC132034443 gene encoding phytochrome B isoform X1, whose product MASGSRTKHSQHNSSQVQAQSSGTSNVNYKDSISKAIAQYTADARLHAVFEQSGESGKSFDYSQSVKTGTNSVVPEQQITAYLTKIQRGGHIQPFGCMIAVDEASFRVIAFSENACDMLSLTPQSVPSLERPEILTIGTDVRTLFTPSSSVLLERAFGAREITLLNPIWIHSKNSGKPFYAILHRVDVGIVIDLEPARTEDPALSIAGAVQSQKLAVRAISHLQSLPGGDIKLLCDTVVESVRELTGYDRVMVYKFHEDEHGEVVAESKRRDLEPYIGLHYPATDIPQASRFLFKQNRVRMIVDCHATPVRVIQDDSLMQPLCLVGSTLRAPHGCHAQYMANMGSIASLTLAVIINGNDEEGRNSMRLWGLVVGHHTSVRCIPFPLRYACEFLMQAFGLQLNMELQLASQLSEKHVLRTQTLLCDMLLRDSPTGIVTQSPSIMDLVKCDGAALYYLGKYYPLGVTPTEAQIKDIVEWLLTYHGDSTGLSTDSLADAGYPGAASLGDAVCGMAVAYITTKDFLFWFRSHTAKEIKWGGAKHHPEDKDDGQRMHPRSSFKAFLEVVKSRSSPWENAEMDAIHSLQLILRDSFKDAEASNSKAVVHAQLGEMELQGIDELSSVAREMVRLIETATAPIFAVDVEGRINGWNAKVAELTGLSVEEAMGKSLVHDLVHKESEETAEKLLFNALRGEEDKNVEIKLRTFGAEQPKKAVFVVVNACCSKDYTNNIVGVCFVGQDVTGQKVVMDKFIHIQGDYKAIVHSPNPLIPPIFASDENTCCSEWNTAMEKLTGWSRGEIVGKMLVGEIFGSCCRLKGPDAMTKFMIVLHNAIGGQDTDKFPFSFFDRNGKYVQALLTANKRVNMEGHTIGAFCFIQIASPELQQALRVQRQQEKKCYSQMKELAYICQEIKSPLNGIRFTNSLLEATDLTENQKQYLETSAACERQMSKIIKDVDLENIEDGSLTLEKEEFFLGSVIDAVVSQVMLLLREKGVQLIRDIPEEIKTLTVYGDQVRIQQVLADFLLNMVRYAPSPDGWVEIQLRPSMKQISDGVTIVHIELRIVCPGEGLPPELVQDMFHSSRWVTQEGLGLSMCGKILKLMNGEIQYIRESERCYFLIILDLPMTRKASKSVG is encoded by the exons ATGGCTTCTGGAAGTAGAACAAAGCATTCCCAACATAACTCATCACAAGTTCAAGCTCAATCTTCAGGTACAAGTAATGTGAATTATAAAGATTCAATAAGCAAAGCCATAGCACAGTACACAGCTGATGCTAGACTTCATGCTGTATTTGAACAATCTGGTGAGTCTGGAAAGTCTTTTGATTACTCACAGTCTGTTAAAACTGGTACAAATTCTGTTGTGCCTGAACAGCAAATTACTGCTTATTTGACTAAAATACAAAGAGGGGGTCATATACAACCTTTTGGTTGTATGATAGCTGTAGATGAAGCTAGTTTTCGTGTTATAGCTTTTAGTGAAAATGCCTGTGATATGCTTAGTTTAACTCCACAATCAGTTCCAAGTCTTGAGAGGCCTGAGATACTCACTATTGGAACTGATGTTAGGACCCTTTTTACCCCTTCTAGCTCTGTTTTGCTAGAAAGAGCATTTGGGGCACGCGAGATTACGTTACTGAATCCGATTTGGATTCATTCCAAGAATTCTGGCAAGCCCTTTTATGCTATTTTGCATAGGGTTGATGTTGGCATTGTGATTGATTTGGAGCCTGCTAGAACGGAGGACCCCGCTTTATCTATTGCTGGAGCGGTGCAGTCGCAGAAACTTGCGGTGAGGGCTATTTCTCATTTGCAATCACTTCCTGGTGGGGATATTAAGCTTTTGTGTGATACTGTGGTTGAGAGTGTGAGGGAGTTAACCGGGTATGACCGGGTTATGGTGTATAAATTTCATGAGGATGAGCATGGGGAGGTAGTGGCTGAGAGTAAAAGACGAGATTTAGAGCCCTATATTGGTTTGCATTATCCTGCTACTGACATTCCTCAAGCTTCACGGTTTTTGTTTAAGCAGAACAGGGTGAGAATGATTGTGGACTGCCATGCGACACCTGTGCGGGTTATTCAGGATGACTCACTGATGCAGCCTTTGTGTTTAGTTGGTTCCACACTTAGAGCCCCTCATGGTTGCCACGCACAGTACATGGCAAACATGGGGTCTATTGCCTCATTAACACTGGCAGTTATTATTAATGGAAATGATGAGGAAGGCCGAAATTCAATGAGGCTATGGGGCTTGGTTGTTGGACATCACACCTCTGTTCGGTGCATTCCTTTCCCTCTTCGGTATGCGTGTGAATTCCTTATGCAGGCCTTTGGACTCCAATTGAACATGGAGTTGCAACTGGCATCACAGTTGTCTGAGAAACATGTTTTAAGGACACAAACACTGTTATGTGACATGCTCCTTCGAGACTCACCTACGGGGATTGTTACCCAAAGCCCCAGTATTATGGACCTTGTCAAGTGCGATGGTGCTGCTCTATACTACCTGGGGAAGTACTATCCATTAGGCGTCACACCGACTGAAGCTCAGATAAAAGACATTGTGGAGTGGTTATTGACTTACCACGGGGACTCAACAGGTTTAAGTACTGACAGTTTGGCTGATGCTGGGTATCCTGGGGCAGCTTCACTTGGTGATGCAGTTTGTGGTATGGCTGTTGCTTATATAACTACTAAagatttcttgttttggtttCGCTCCCACACAGCGAAAGAGATAAAGTGGGGTGGTGCAAAGCATCATCCTGAAGACAAGGATGACGGCCAGAGAATGCATCCACGTTCTTCCTTCAAGGCATTTTTGGAAGTTGTTAAAAGCCGTAGCTCACCATGGGAAAATGCAGAAATGGACGCAATTCACTCTTTGCAGCTTATTCTGCGAGATTCATTCAAGGATGCTGAGGCAAGTAATTCTAAGGCTGTCGTGCATGCTCAACTTGGGGAAATGGAGTTGCAAGGGATAGATGAACTGAGTTCTGTTGCCAGAGAAATGGTTAGACTGATAGAGACTGCAACAGCTCCCATATTTGCTGTCGATGTCGAAGGTCGCATAAATGGGTGGAATGCAAAGGTTGCTGAATTGACAGGCTTATCAGTTGAAGAAGCAATGGGGAAGTCTTTGGTTCATGATCTTGTGCACAAAGAATCAGAGGAGACTGCTGAGAAGCTTCTGTTCAATGCTCTAAGAG GCGAGGAAGATAAGAATGTAGAAATAAAGTTAAGGACATTTGGAGCCGAGCAACCGAAGAAAGCTGTTTTTGTGGTGGTTAATGCTTGCTGTAGCAAAGATTACACAAACAACATTGTTGGTGTTTGCTTTGTTGGGCAGGATGTTACTGGGCAAAAAGTTGTTATGGACAAGTTTATTCACATCCAAGGTGATTACAAGGCTATTGTGCACAGCCCCAATCCTCTGATTCCTCCCATATTTGCATCAGATGAGAACACTTGTTGCTCTGAGTGGAACACTGCCATGGAAAAGCTCACTGGTTGGTCCAGAGGGGAGATTGTTGGGAAAATGTTAGTTGGTGAGATTTTTGGAAGTTGTTGTCGGCTCAAGGGCCCAGATGCCATGACAAAGTTCATGATTGTGTTGCATAATGCAATTGGAGGCCAGGATACAGACAAGtttccattttccttttttgaccGAAATGGGAAATATGTGCAAGCTCTTTTGACTGCAAATAAGAGAGTCAATATGGAGGGCCATACTATTGGGGCTTTCTGTTTCATACAGATAGCCAGTCCCGAATTGCAGCAAGCTCTAAGAGTTCAAAGGCAACAGGAAAAGAAGTGTTATTCTCAGATGAAAGAGTTGGCGTACATTTGTCAGGAAATAAAAAGTCCTCTTAATGGTATACGCTTTACAAATTCATTGTTGGAGGCCACAGATTTGACAGAAAATCAGAAACAGTATCTGGAGACAAGTGCTGCTTGTGAGAGGCAGATGTCTAAGATCATAAAGGATGTTGATCTGGAAAACATTGAGGACGG TTCACTGACCCTTGAGAAAGAAGAATTTTTTCTTGGGAGTGTAATAGATGCCGTTGTTAGCCAAGTGATGTTATTACTGAGGGAAAAAGGCGTGCAATTGATCCGGGATATACCAGAGGAGATTAAGACATTAACAGTATATGGTGATCAAGTGAGAATTCAACAGGTCTTGGCAGATTTCTTGCTGAACATGGTACGGTATGCACCATCACCTGACGGGTGGGTAGAGATCCAACTTCGACCAAGTATGAAGCAAATATCTGATGGAGTAACTATTGTGCATATTGAACTCAG GATTGTATGCCCTGGTGAAGGGCTTCCTCCGGAATTGGTTCAAGACATGTTCCACAGCAGTCGGTGGGTAACTCAGGAAGGCCTAGGGCTGAGCATGTGCGGAAAAATCTTAAAGCTTATGAATGGAGAAATCCAGTATATCAGAGAATCAGAAAGATGTTATTTCCTCATTATCCTTGACCTACCAATGACCCGCAAAGCTTCAAAGAGTGTTGGCTAG
- the LOC132034443 gene encoding phytochrome B isoform X3 codes for MASGSRTKHSQHNSSQVQAQSSGTSNVNYKDSISKAIAQYTADARLHAVFEQSGESGKSFDYSQSVKTGTNSVVPEQQITAYLTKIQRGGHIQPFGCMIAVDEASFRVIAFSENACDMLSLTPQSVPSLERPEILTIGTDVRTLFTPSSSVLLERAFGAREITLLNPIWIHSKNSGKPFYAILHRVDVGIVIDLEPARTEDPALSIAGAVQSQKLAVRAISHLQSLPGGDIKLLCDTVVESVRELTGYDRVMVYKFHEDEHGEVVAESKRRDLEPYIGLHYPATDIPQASRFLFKQNRVRMIVDCHATPVRVIQDDSLMQPLCLVGSTLRAPHGCHAQYMANMGSIASLTLAVIINGNDEEGRNSMRLWGLVVGHHTSVRCIPFPLRYACEFLMQAFGLQLNMELQLASQLSEKHVLRTQTLLCDMLLRDSPTGIVTQSPSIMDLVKCDGAALYYLGKYYPLGVTPTEAQIKDIVEWLLTYHGDSTGLSTDSLADAGYPGAASLGDAVCGMAVAYITTKDFLFWFRSHTAKEIKWGGAKHHPEDKDDGQRMHPRSSFKAFLEVVKSRSSPWENAEMDAIHSLQLILRDSFKDAEASNSKAVVHAQLGEMELQGIDELSSVAREMVRLIETATAPIFAVDVEGRINGWNAKVAELTGLSVEEAMGKSLVHDLVHKESEETAEKLLFNALRGEEDKNVEIKLRTFGAEQPKKAVFVVVNACCSKDYTNNIVGVCFVGQDVTGQKVVMDKFIHIQGDYKAIVHSPNPLIPPIFASDENTCCSEWNTAMEKLTGWSRGEIVGKMLVGEIFGSCCRLKGPDAMTKFMIVLHNAIGGQDTDKFPFSFFDRNGKYVQALLTANKRVNMEGHTIGAFCFIQIASPELQQALRVQRQQEKKCYSQMKELAYICQEIKSPLNGIRFTNSLLEATDLTENQKQYLETSAACERQMSKIIKDVDLENIEDGLQEGIMGMYFNSM; via the exons ATGGCTTCTGGAAGTAGAACAAAGCATTCCCAACATAACTCATCACAAGTTCAAGCTCAATCTTCAGGTACAAGTAATGTGAATTATAAAGATTCAATAAGCAAAGCCATAGCACAGTACACAGCTGATGCTAGACTTCATGCTGTATTTGAACAATCTGGTGAGTCTGGAAAGTCTTTTGATTACTCACAGTCTGTTAAAACTGGTACAAATTCTGTTGTGCCTGAACAGCAAATTACTGCTTATTTGACTAAAATACAAAGAGGGGGTCATATACAACCTTTTGGTTGTATGATAGCTGTAGATGAAGCTAGTTTTCGTGTTATAGCTTTTAGTGAAAATGCCTGTGATATGCTTAGTTTAACTCCACAATCAGTTCCAAGTCTTGAGAGGCCTGAGATACTCACTATTGGAACTGATGTTAGGACCCTTTTTACCCCTTCTAGCTCTGTTTTGCTAGAAAGAGCATTTGGGGCACGCGAGATTACGTTACTGAATCCGATTTGGATTCATTCCAAGAATTCTGGCAAGCCCTTTTATGCTATTTTGCATAGGGTTGATGTTGGCATTGTGATTGATTTGGAGCCTGCTAGAACGGAGGACCCCGCTTTATCTATTGCTGGAGCGGTGCAGTCGCAGAAACTTGCGGTGAGGGCTATTTCTCATTTGCAATCACTTCCTGGTGGGGATATTAAGCTTTTGTGTGATACTGTGGTTGAGAGTGTGAGGGAGTTAACCGGGTATGACCGGGTTATGGTGTATAAATTTCATGAGGATGAGCATGGGGAGGTAGTGGCTGAGAGTAAAAGACGAGATTTAGAGCCCTATATTGGTTTGCATTATCCTGCTACTGACATTCCTCAAGCTTCACGGTTTTTGTTTAAGCAGAACAGGGTGAGAATGATTGTGGACTGCCATGCGACACCTGTGCGGGTTATTCAGGATGACTCACTGATGCAGCCTTTGTGTTTAGTTGGTTCCACACTTAGAGCCCCTCATGGTTGCCACGCACAGTACATGGCAAACATGGGGTCTATTGCCTCATTAACACTGGCAGTTATTATTAATGGAAATGATGAGGAAGGCCGAAATTCAATGAGGCTATGGGGCTTGGTTGTTGGACATCACACCTCTGTTCGGTGCATTCCTTTCCCTCTTCGGTATGCGTGTGAATTCCTTATGCAGGCCTTTGGACTCCAATTGAACATGGAGTTGCAACTGGCATCACAGTTGTCTGAGAAACATGTTTTAAGGACACAAACACTGTTATGTGACATGCTCCTTCGAGACTCACCTACGGGGATTGTTACCCAAAGCCCCAGTATTATGGACCTTGTCAAGTGCGATGGTGCTGCTCTATACTACCTGGGGAAGTACTATCCATTAGGCGTCACACCGACTGAAGCTCAGATAAAAGACATTGTGGAGTGGTTATTGACTTACCACGGGGACTCAACAGGTTTAAGTACTGACAGTTTGGCTGATGCTGGGTATCCTGGGGCAGCTTCACTTGGTGATGCAGTTTGTGGTATGGCTGTTGCTTATATAACTACTAAagatttcttgttttggtttCGCTCCCACACAGCGAAAGAGATAAAGTGGGGTGGTGCAAAGCATCATCCTGAAGACAAGGATGACGGCCAGAGAATGCATCCACGTTCTTCCTTCAAGGCATTTTTGGAAGTTGTTAAAAGCCGTAGCTCACCATGGGAAAATGCAGAAATGGACGCAATTCACTCTTTGCAGCTTATTCTGCGAGATTCATTCAAGGATGCTGAGGCAAGTAATTCTAAGGCTGTCGTGCATGCTCAACTTGGGGAAATGGAGTTGCAAGGGATAGATGAACTGAGTTCTGTTGCCAGAGAAATGGTTAGACTGATAGAGACTGCAACAGCTCCCATATTTGCTGTCGATGTCGAAGGTCGCATAAATGGGTGGAATGCAAAGGTTGCTGAATTGACAGGCTTATCAGTTGAAGAAGCAATGGGGAAGTCTTTGGTTCATGATCTTGTGCACAAAGAATCAGAGGAGACTGCTGAGAAGCTTCTGTTCAATGCTCTAAGAG GCGAGGAAGATAAGAATGTAGAAATAAAGTTAAGGACATTTGGAGCCGAGCAACCGAAGAAAGCTGTTTTTGTGGTGGTTAATGCTTGCTGTAGCAAAGATTACACAAACAACATTGTTGGTGTTTGCTTTGTTGGGCAGGATGTTACTGGGCAAAAAGTTGTTATGGACAAGTTTATTCACATCCAAGGTGATTACAAGGCTATTGTGCACAGCCCCAATCCTCTGATTCCTCCCATATTTGCATCAGATGAGAACACTTGTTGCTCTGAGTGGAACACTGCCATGGAAAAGCTCACTGGTTGGTCCAGAGGGGAGATTGTTGGGAAAATGTTAGTTGGTGAGATTTTTGGAAGTTGTTGTCGGCTCAAGGGCCCAGATGCCATGACAAAGTTCATGATTGTGTTGCATAATGCAATTGGAGGCCAGGATACAGACAAGtttccattttccttttttgaccGAAATGGGAAATATGTGCAAGCTCTTTTGACTGCAAATAAGAGAGTCAATATGGAGGGCCATACTATTGGGGCTTTCTGTTTCATACAGATAGCCAGTCCCGAATTGCAGCAAGCTCTAAGAGTTCAAAGGCAACAGGAAAAGAAGTGTTATTCTCAGATGAAAGAGTTGGCGTACATTTGTCAGGAAATAAAAAGTCCTCTTAATGGTATACGCTTTACAAATTCATTGTTGGAGGCCACAGATTTGACAGAAAATCAGAAACAGTATCTGGAGACAAGTGCTGCTTGTGAGAGGCAGATGTCTAAGATCATAAAGGATGTTGATCTGGAAAACATTGAGGACGG GTTGCAGGAGGGGATTATGGGCATGTATTTCAATTCTATGTAG